A window of the Kineococcus mangrovi genome harbors these coding sequences:
- the melA gene encoding alpha-galactosidase, with the protein MTRVTFVGAGSVVFTRQLVADLVRFDDLGPLDLVLLDVDERRLRVADGTARQVVERLGGNRRTGVSITSTTERRRALADADVVVDMVQVGGIEATRRDLEIPARYGLRQTIGDTTGVGGVFRALRTFPFLSALAADVRDVAPGAVLLNYTNPMAMNVWWLDVVAPELTTLGLCHSVYWTAHDLAELVGVPVERTRFRAAGVNHQSWLLEWTHEGRDLYPVLRERIAADPGLGRRVRVEVFRRIGYYPTETSEHSSEYLPWFLRSDEQVERFRLQPLEYLGVSEANVQEFLTAERVLAAGGALELEDGATEYAPQVIHSLVTGTSREIHANVVNRGLVDNLPAGCVVEVPTLVGADGVRPVPMGSLPVQAAAVNRPYVSVAELTVEAARTGDPRLLRQAVLVDPNASSTLTPEQIWSMCDELVLAHGDLLPEALRETLPADAL; encoded by the coding sequence ATGACACGAGTGACCTTCGTCGGGGCGGGCAGCGTGGTCTTCACCCGGCAGCTCGTCGCCGACCTCGTCCGGTTCGACGACCTGGGCCCCCTCGACCTCGTCCTCCTCGACGTCGACGAGCGGCGGCTGCGGGTGGCCGACGGCACCGCGCGCCAGGTCGTCGAACGCCTCGGCGGGAACCGCCGCACCGGGGTGTCCATCACGTCCACCACCGAGCGCCGGCGAGCGCTCGCGGACGCCGACGTCGTCGTCGACATGGTGCAGGTCGGCGGGATCGAGGCGACCCGCCGCGACCTGGAGATCCCGGCCCGGTACGGCCTGCGGCAGACGATCGGCGACACGACGGGGGTCGGCGGGGTGTTCCGGGCCCTGCGCACCTTCCCGTTCCTGTCCGCCCTGGCCGCCGACGTGCGCGACGTCGCCCCCGGCGCGGTCCTGCTGAACTACACGAACCCGATGGCGATGAACGTCTGGTGGCTGGACGTCGTCGCCCCCGAGCTGACCACCCTGGGCCTGTGCCACAGCGTGTACTGGACCGCGCACGACCTCGCTGAACTCGTCGGCGTCCCCGTCGAGCGGACCCGCTTCCGCGCCGCCGGCGTGAACCACCAGTCGTGGCTGCTGGAGTGGACGCACGAGGGCCGCGACCTGTACCCGGTGCTGCGCGAGCGGATCGCCGCCGACCCCGGGCTCGGGCGTCGCGTCCGCGTCGAGGTGTTCCGCCGGATCGGGTACTACCCGACCGAGACGAGCGAGCACTCCTCGGAGTACCTGCCGTGGTTCCTGCGCTCGGACGAGCAGGTGGAGCGGTTCCGCCTGCAACCCCTGGAGTACCTCGGCGTCTCCGAGGCCAACGTCCAGGAGTTCCTCACCGCCGAGCGGGTCCTGGCCGCGGGTGGCGCCCTGGAGCTGGAGGACGGGGCCACGGAGTACGCGCCGCAGGTCATCCACTCCCTGGTCACGGGGACCTCGCGGGAGATCCACGCCAACGTCGTCAACCGCGGGCTGGTCGACAACCTGCCGGCGGGGTGCGTCGTGGAGGTCCCGACGCTCGTCGGCGCCGACGGCGTCCGGCCGGTCCCGATGGGGTCCCTGCCGGTGCAGGCCGCCGCGGTGAACCGCCCGTACGTGTCGGTCGCCGAGCTGACCGTCGAGGCGGCCCGGACCGGGGACCCGCGCCTGCTGCGCCAGGCGGTGCTCGTCGACCCCAACGCCTCCTCGACGCTCACCCCCGAGCAGATCTGGTCGATGTGCGACGAGCTCGTCCTCGCCCACGGCGACCTCCTGCCCGAAGCCCTGCGCGAGACGCTGCCGGCGGACGCGCTGTGA